From a region of the Solanum stenotomum isolate F172 chromosome 2, ASM1918654v1, whole genome shotgun sequence genome:
- the LOC125856498 gene encoding AP-2 complex subunit sigma: protein MIRFILLQNRQGKTRLAKYYIPLEESEKHKVEYEVHRLVVNRDPKFTNFVEFRTHKVIYRRYAGLFFSLCVDITDNELAYLESIHLFVEILDHFFSNVCELDLVFNFHKVYLILDEFILAGELQETSKRAIIERMGELEKQE, encoded by the exons ATG ATCCGTTTTATATTGCTTCAGAACAGGCAAGGAAAGACTCGTTTGGCTAAGTATTATATACCTCTTGAGGAATCCGAGAAGCACAAGGTGGAATATGAg GTTCATCGGTTGGTGGTCAATAGAGATCCCAAATTCACCAACTTTGTTGAG TTCCGTACCCACAAGGTAATATACAGAAGATATGCAGGATTATTTTTCTCACTTTGTGTTGATATCACAGACAATGAATTGGCTTATTTAGAGTCCATCCACTTGTTTGTGGAGATTTTGGATCACTTCTTCAGCAATGTCTGTGAGCTGGATTTGGTTTTCAATTTCCACAAG GTATATCTGATATTAGATGAGTTTATTCTTGCTGGGGAGCTCCAGGAAACAAGTAAGAGG